A stretch of Amycolatopsis balhimycina FH 1894 DNA encodes these proteins:
- the dpgB gene encoding enoyl-CoA-hydratase DpgB, producing the protein MVNGELVLRLDGTRPLSAASVEELDALCDRAEDHREPGPVTVHVTGVPAAGWTAEVTVGLVSKWERVVRRFERLGRLTIAVAAGDCAGTALDVLLAADVRIAAPGTRLLLARAGGAPWPGMTVHRLTRQAGAAGIRRAVLLGAPIEAGRALALNLVDEVSEDPAAALAELAGTAGAVDGKELAIRRQLVFEAGSTAFEDALGAHLAAADRALRRETAS; encoded by the coding sequence ATGGTGAACGGTGAACTGGTGCTCCGGCTCGACGGCACCCGGCCCCTGTCGGCCGCGTCGGTCGAGGAACTGGACGCCCTCTGCGATCGCGCGGAAGACCACCGGGAACCCGGCCCGGTCACCGTCCACGTCACGGGTGTCCCGGCCGCCGGCTGGACGGCGGAGGTGACGGTCGGCCTGGTCTCCAAGTGGGAACGGGTGGTGCGCCGGTTCGAGCGGCTCGGCAGGCTCACCATCGCCGTGGCGGCGGGTGACTGCGCCGGAACGGCACTGGACGTCCTCCTCGCGGCCGACGTCCGGATCGCCGCGCCGGGCACCCGGCTGCTGCTCGCCCGGGCCGGCGGCGCGCCGTGGCCCGGGATGACCGTGCACCGGCTCACCCGGCAGGCCGGGGCGGCCGGCATCCGGCGGGCGGTGCTGCTCGGCGCCCCGATCGAGGCCGGTCGCGCGCTGGCCCTGAACCTGGTCGACGAGGTCTCGGAGGACCCGGCGGCCGCGCTGGCGGAGCTCGCCGGGACGGCCGGTGCCGTGGACGGCAAGGAGCTGGCGATCCGCCGTCAGCTGGTCTTCGAAGCCGGCTCGACCGCCTTCGAGGACGCACTCGGCGCCCACCTGGCCGCGGCGGACCGGGCCCTGCGCAGGGAAACCGCGTCGTGA
- the dpgC gene encoding (3,5-dihydroxyphenyl)acetyl-CoA 1,2-dioxygenase DpgC: MTAAPPTSPPGPRLDRPALAEAAGRVDDLLAELPPPSARTPGQREAASSALDGIRAMRADYVGAHAEAIYDELTDGRSRSLRIDELVRAAARAFPGLVPTDEQMAAERARPQAEKDGREIDQGIFLRGILRAERAGPHLLDAMLQPTPRALKLLPGFTESGVVQMEAVRLERRDGVAYLTLCRDDCLNAEDAQQVDDMETAVDLALLDPAVRVGLLRGGEMSHPRYRGRRVFCAGINLKKLSSGGIPLVDFLLRRELGYIHKIVRGVVTEGSWHSRLTDKPWIAAVDSFAIGGGAQLLLVFDHVLAASDAYFSLPAAKEGIIPGASNFRLSRFAGPRVARQVILGGRRIRADEPDARLLVDEVVPPAELDAAIDAALARLDGEAVLANRRMLNLAEEPPDEFRRYMAEFALQQALRIYGEDVIGKVGRFAAGSS, encoded by the coding sequence GTGACGGCCGCACCCCCGACGTCTCCGCCGGGGCCGCGGCTCGACCGCCCGGCCCTGGCGGAGGCAGCCGGCCGCGTCGACGACCTGCTCGCCGAACTGCCGCCGCCGTCCGCCCGGACCCCCGGGCAACGCGAGGCCGCGTCTTCGGCGCTGGACGGGATCCGGGCGATGCGCGCGGACTACGTCGGGGCGCACGCCGAAGCGATCTACGACGAACTCACCGACGGCCGGTCCCGGTCCCTGCGCATCGACGAGCTCGTCCGGGCCGCCGCCCGGGCCTTTCCCGGCCTGGTGCCCACGGACGAGCAGATGGCGGCCGAGCGCGCGCGGCCGCAGGCGGAGAAGGACGGGCGGGAGATCGACCAGGGCATCTTCCTGCGCGGGATCCTGCGGGCGGAGCGGGCCGGCCCGCACCTGCTCGACGCCATGCTCCAGCCCACCCCGAGGGCGCTGAAGCTGCTCCCGGGATTCACCGAGTCCGGTGTCGTGCAGATGGAGGCGGTCCGGCTGGAACGCCGGGACGGCGTCGCGTACCTGACCCTGTGCCGGGACGACTGCCTCAACGCCGAGGACGCCCAGCAGGTCGACGACATGGAGACCGCGGTCGACCTGGCGCTGCTCGACCCGGCCGTCCGGGTGGGGCTGCTGCGCGGCGGGGAGATGAGCCATCCCCGCTACCGGGGGCGCCGCGTGTTCTGCGCCGGCATCAACCTCAAGAAGCTGAGCTCGGGCGGCATCCCGCTGGTCGATTTCCTGCTGCGGCGGGAGCTGGGGTACATCCACAAGATCGTGCGCGGCGTGGTCACCGAAGGTTCGTGGCATTCGCGGCTGACCGACAAGCCGTGGATCGCGGCCGTCGACTCCTTCGCCATCGGCGGCGGGGCCCAGCTGCTCCTCGTCTTCGACCACGTGCTGGCCGCGTCCGACGCCTACTTCAGCCTGCCCGCGGCGAAGGAGGGGATCATCCCCGGCGCGTCGAACTTCCGGCTCTCCCGGTTCGCCGGGCCCCGCGTGGCCCGGCAGGTGATCCTCGGCGGCCGCCGGATCCGGGCGGACGAGCCGGATGCCCGACTGCTCGTCGACGAGGTCGTCCCGCCGGCGGAGCTGGACGCGGCGATCGACGCCGCGCTGGCCCGCCTGGACGGGGAGGCGGTGCTGGCCAACCGGCGCATGCTGAACCTGGCCGAGGAACCGCCGGACGAATTCCGCCGGTACAT